One Ignavibacterium sp. DNA segment encodes these proteins:
- a CDS encoding pitrilysin family protein, which translates to MKYIFVFLFSAVSLFAQVKADDVKSFTLKNGMKIFVLEDHSIPNANMYLFFKVGSRNEYTGITGISHFFEHMMFNGAKKYGPKEFDRVMEANGGSNNAYTSENITAYTDWFPSSSLEVIFDLEADRIANLNFDPKMIESERGVILSERSTGLENNPLEQLWQEVQAAAFIAHPYQWPVIGWESDIKNWTKEDLENYFHTYYAPNNCVAVISGDVKLNEVKKLAEKYFQPIPSGPKPRSLHTVEPEQTGERRVFVKREVPNAYLMITYHVPQSGTEDYYALDLLSSILSEGESSRLYSSLVDDKQLALEVGAFYSEAFDPTLFYLYGICSDGVKASELENAIQSEIDKIINDGISEDELQKVKNQKLMSFYRTTETINGMSNTIGTYELFFGDYKKMFTAPDDYKKVTAGDIKNIAVKYFSRQNRTVGVLNTEEDK; encoded by the coding sequence ATGAAGTACATTTTTGTTTTTCTGTTTTCTGCTGTTTCACTTTTTGCACAAGTTAAAGCAGATGATGTAAAATCGTTTACACTCAAAAACGGGATGAAAATTTTTGTTCTTGAGGATCATTCAATTCCAAATGCAAATATGTATCTGTTTTTTAAAGTCGGTTCTAGGAACGAATATACAGGTATTACCGGCATTTCACATTTCTTTGAGCACATGATGTTTAATGGTGCAAAAAAATACGGACCTAAAGAATTTGATCGTGTTATGGAAGCAAATGGAGGGTCTAATAATGCATATACTTCCGAGAACATCACTGCTTATACTGATTGGTTTCCTTCAAGCTCATTAGAAGTGATATTTGATCTTGAAGCAGACAGAATTGCCAATCTGAATTTTGATCCTAAAATGATAGAAAGCGAACGCGGTGTAATTCTTTCTGAAAGGAGCACTGGCTTAGAAAATAATCCGCTTGAACAATTGTGGCAGGAGGTGCAAGCCGCAGCGTTTATTGCACATCCTTATCAGTGGCCAGTTATTGGTTGGGAATCTGATATTAAAAACTGGACCAAGGAAGATCTGGAAAATTATTTTCATACTTATTATGCACCCAATAATTGTGTTGCAGTTATCAGCGGTGATGTAAAATTAAATGAAGTAAAGAAACTTGCAGAAAAATATTTTCAACCGATCCCTTCCGGACCAAAACCAAGAAGTCTGCACACAGTAGAACCCGAGCAAACAGGGGAAAGAAGAGTCTTCGTTAAGCGGGAAGTTCCTAATGCTTATTTAATGATTACTTATCACGTTCCACAATCAGGTACAGAAGATTATTACGCCCTTGATTTACTTAGCTCAATTTTGTCGGAAGGAGAATCTTCCAGACTCTACAGTTCGCTTGTTGATGATAAACAGCTCGCATTAGAAGTTGGAGCATTTTATTCCGAAGCATTTGATCCAACTTTGTTTTATTTATATGGTATATGCAGCGATGGTGTTAAAGCCAGTGAATTGGAAAATGCTATCCAGTCTGAGATTGATAAAATTATAAATGATGGAATTAGTGAAGATGAGCTGCAGAAAGTAAAAAACCAGAAGCTAATGTCTTTTTACAGAACTACTGAAACAATAAATGGAATGTCCAATACCATTGGAACTTATGAACTGTTTTTTGGCGATTACAAAAAAATGTTTACAGCTCCGGATGATTACAAAAAAGTTACAGCCGGTGATATTAAAAATATTGCAGTAAAATATTTTTCAAGACAAAACAGAACAGTTGGGGTGTTAAACACGGAGGAAGACAAATGA
- a CDS encoding pitrilysin family protein — translation MKSINNYLLSNIKKDKNRRIPSIMQPLKQTLLFLLLSVSSYSQFKLPDYNLVQLDNGLTIYLMEKKDVPIISISVVMDAGAVRDGDLSGLSSFTAEALKFGTRKFLKNQIDSIFNFYGSSLNTYSRSDYSGISTQFMKEHLSTLLPVLAEIIKAPVFPDEEIVKRKQRWISELDQAKESPRQVIGSYYNKLLFDDSPYGNPVDGTKKSIEQIDRARVLDFYQKNFRPENCAIAIVGDFNSNEMEAQLVNVFADWFTTAPKIIYDTRPDQKELKEPVVYLINKENARETTFMIGGFGVPVSNPDKSQIDVINTILGGRFTSWLNDELRVNAGYTYGARSRFTSYKTTGTFYISTFTANQFTEPAIDLALKTYNRLFDNGIDEKTLASAKSYIKGQFPPNYETSGSLAGFLTQKYIYGIEDSYINNFEKAVDEMTVTKASQIIKKYFPKDNLQFVLIGKADEIRNIAKKYGRVIEKNISEDGF, via the coding sequence ATGAAATCCATAAACAATTATTTACTAAGTAATATTAAAAAAGATAAGAACAGAAGGATACCATCTATTATGCAGCCATTAAAACAAACTTTGTTATTCTTGCTGCTTAGTGTCAGTAGTTATTCACAGTTTAAACTTCCAGATTATAATCTCGTCCAGTTGGATAATGGTTTAACTATTTATTTAATGGAGAAGAAAGATGTTCCGATAATTTCTATTTCTGTGGTCATGGATGCCGGTGCAGTAAGAGATGGTGATTTAAGCGGGCTTTCTTCATTTACTGCGGAAGCGCTGAAATTTGGAACAAGGAAATTTCTAAAAAATCAGATTGATTCAATTTTCAATTTTTATGGTAGCAGCCTTAATACATATTCCAGATCAGATTACTCAGGTATTTCTACGCAGTTTATGAAAGAACATTTATCGACTCTTTTACCGGTACTTGCAGAAATAATTAAAGCACCTGTTTTTCCTGATGAAGAAATAGTTAAAAGAAAACAAAGATGGATTTCAGAACTTGATCAGGCAAAAGAAAGTCCAAGACAGGTTATCGGTTCATACTATAATAAACTTTTATTTGATGACTCACCTTATGGGAATCCGGTTGACGGCACTAAGAAATCAATTGAACAAATAGACAGAGCCAGAGTTTTAGATTTTTATCAGAAGAATTTTAGACCCGAAAACTGTGCAATTGCGATTGTTGGTGATTTTAATTCTAATGAAATGGAAGCTCAGCTTGTTAATGTCTTTGCTGATTGGTTTACAACTGCGCCTAAAATAATTTATGATACAAGACCTGATCAAAAAGAGCTGAAAGAACCTGTAGTTTATTTGATCAACAAAGAAAATGCAAGAGAAACCACATTTATGATTGGCGGTTTTGGAGTACCTGTGAGTAATCCTGACAAAAGTCAGATTGACGTAATAAATACAATCCTTGGAGGCAGATTTACAAGCTGGTTAAACGATGAGCTTCGTGTAAATGCCGGATATACTTATGGTGCAAGAAGCAGATTTACATCGTACAAAACAACCGGGACTTTTTATATCAGCACTTTTACGGCAAATCAATTTACTGAACCAGCAATTGATCTAGCATTAAAAACATATAACAGGCTTTTTGATAATGGAATTGATGAAAAAACTTTAGCTTCGGCGAAAAGTTATATCAAAGGACAGTTTCCTCCTAATTACGAAACTTCTGGTTCGTTGGCTGGATTTTTAACACAAAAATATATTTATGGAATAGAAGATTCTTACATCAATAATTTTGAAAAAGCTGTTGATGAAATGACAGTTACAAAAGCAAGTCAGATTATAAAAAAATATTTTCCAAAAGATAATCTGCAGTTTGTACTCATCGGTAAAGCAGATGAGATTAGAAACATTGCTAAAAAGTATGGAAGAGTGATTGAGAAAAATATCAGTGAAGACGGGTTCTAA
- a CDS encoding thioredoxin family protein, with amino-acid sequence MFSKPLFVFFLLFFLNSFAQDNKSHLKFDPDRDPFEDLKITIKAAEQSDKRIILDVGGEWCIWCHRIDAFMQNTEEVKSLLEENFIILKVNYSKENKNEKFLSQYPPIDGYPHFFMLEKDGALLHSQNTGELEKDKDYSKEKFVEFLNKWKPKKK; translated from the coding sequence ATGTTTTCAAAACCTTTATTTGTTTTCTTTCTGTTATTCTTCCTCAACTCATTTGCTCAGGATAATAAATCACATTTAAAGTTTGATCCGGACAGAGATCCTTTTGAAGATCTAAAGATAACTATTAAGGCAGCAGAGCAATCCGATAAAAGAATTATACTCGATGTCGGCGGCGAATGGTGTATCTGGTGCCATAGAATTGATGCTTTTATGCAGAACACAGAAGAAGTAAAATCATTGCTGGAAGAAAACTTTATAATTCTTAAAGTGAATTACAGCAAAGAAAATAAGAATGAAAAGTTTTTATCTCAATATCCGCCGATAGATGGTTATCCGCATTTCTTTATGCTAGAAAAAGACGGTGCTTTATTACACTCACAAAATACCGGCGAACTGGAAAAGGACAAAGATTATAGTAAAGAAAAGTTTGTTGAATTTTTAAATAAGTGGAAACCAAAAAAGAAGTAA
- a CDS encoding YqaA family protein yields the protein MKIVRKLYDWVLHWADTKYGAIALFILAFAESSFFPIPPDALLIALVLGSQSKAFKFAANCTIGSVLGALLGYVIGHFLWWTPSNEFSGIAQFFFNNIPSFTPEGFYKIQDMYKEYDFWIIFTAGFTPIPYKLITITAGAFNINLVMFIVASVISRGARFFLVAFLIWKFGPHIKSFIDKYFNWLALVFTVLLIGGFLVIKYFI from the coding sequence ATGAAAATTGTTAGAAAACTTTACGATTGGGTTCTTCACTGGGCTGATACTAAATACGGGGCAATTGCCCTGTTTATATTGGCTTTCGCTGAATCATCCTTTTTTCCAATTCCACCAGATGCACTTTTGATTGCATTAGTATTAGGCTCTCAATCCAAAGCGTTTAAGTTTGCAGCAAACTGTACTATTGGATCTGTCCTTGGTGCATTATTAGGTTATGTGATCGGACATTTTTTGTGGTGGACACCTTCAAATGAATTTTCAGGTATAGCACAATTTTTCTTTAATAATATTCCATCATTTACTCCTGAGGGATTTTACAAAATTCAGGATATGTATAAGGAATATGATTTCTGGATAATATTTACTGCCGGATTTACACCAATTCCCTACAAACTTATCACGATCACAGCAGGTGCTTTTAACATTAATTTAGTTATGTTCATAGTCGCTTCTGTTATCAGCCGCGGCGCAAGATTTTTTCTCGTTGCGTTTTTAATCTGGAAATTCGGTCCGCATATAAAGTCATTTATTGATAAATATTTTAACTGGCTTGCCCTGGTTTTTACAGTTTTGCTTATAGGCGGATTTTTAGTTATTAAATATTTTATTTGA
- a CDS encoding outer membrane beta-barrel protein: MKSLKQLIILSVFLFLSTNILAQTTVMIGPRISGNFNIYNAKGLTGSWNGIGAGFGATVDVTFGRMLGLMVNLTAFDMRNFSNSQTQNNVTQETSLSLSYLAIDPMFKMEFSGFYMTAGPSLGIKLNSSGESTQSATGQQPVVQPMNPETKSIRFDIATGIGYTFKLAPDMGLGTDFLVYIPITDTYNFPGQSNSVLSLKFGASLKFKL; encoded by the coding sequence ATGAAATCACTTAAGCAACTGATTATTTTGTCAGTTTTTCTTTTTCTATCCACAAATATTCTTGCTCAAACTACAGTAATGATTGGTCCAAGAATATCGGGTAATTTTAATATTTATAATGCAAAAGGACTAACCGGAAGCTGGAACGGAATCGGTGCTGGATTTGGGGCAACAGTTGATGTTACTTTTGGGAGAATGCTTGGATTGATGGTTAATCTGACCGCATTTGATATGAGAAATTTTTCTAACTCACAAACTCAAAACAATGTTACTCAAGAAACTTCTCTTAGTCTTTCTTATCTTGCAATTGATCCAATGTTTAAGATGGAGTTTAGCGGATTTTACATGACTGCTGGACCATCATTAGGTATTAAACTAAATTCAAGTGGTGAGTCAACACAATCGGCAACAGGTCAGCAGCCAGTTGTTCAACCGATGAACCCTGAAACGAAATCTATTCGTTTTGACATTGCTACAGGTATCGGATATACATTTAAACTTGCTCCTGATATGGGGCTGGGTACAGATTTTCTGGTTTATATCCCAATAACTGATACTTATAACTTCCCTGGACAAAGCAACAGCGTTCTTTCATTAAAGTTTGGCGCATCACTTAAATTTAAACTTTGA
- a CDS encoding outer membrane beta-barrel protein — MKAFSFLFTALFVFTTLSFAQNFPNRGTLEVGGSLGFSSSTSVINGQSASNSTSTFRIEPYIGYFFINSFELGIEPSFTRSGIGDYSSTTFGIYFAPSWVFNLRSNLYPFIEGRIGYNSSSTDDGIPLTPDISSGGFAWGFKGGMKFQVGKSSLINFAISYDQITMNPKSWTGNRNGQNIFGVNAGFTVFFTR; from the coding sequence ATGAAAGCGTTTTCTTTTCTTTTTACAGCACTCTTTGTTTTCACAACACTTTCTTTTGCACAAAATTTTCCGAACAGAGGAACACTTGAAGTTGGAGGCAGTTTAGGTTTTTCCAGCAGTACAAGTGTTATCAATGGTCAAAGTGCAAGTAATTCTACATCAACTTTTAGAATTGAACCGTATATCGGTTACTTTTTTATAAACAGCTTTGAACTTGGAATAGAGCCTTCTTTCACAAGATCAGGGATTGGGGATTACTCTTCAACAACATTCGGAATTTATTTTGCACCATCCTGGGTGTTTAATCTGCGCAGCAATTTGTATCCTTTTATCGAAGGCAGAATTGGTTATAATTCATCTTCGACTGATGATGGTATTCCTTTAACACCGGATATTAGTTCCGGAGGTTTTGCCTGGGGATTTAAAGGCGGAATGAAATTTCAGGTTGGTAAGAGTTCTCTGATTAATTTTGCGATATCTTACGATCAGATAACAATGAATCCTAAAAGTTGGACTGGAAATAGAAACGGACAAAATATTTTTGGCGTAAATGCCGGATTTACTGTTTTCTTTACCCGGTAG
- the malQ gene encoding 4-alpha-glucanotransferase encodes MFPQQFFKGFKMKFERNAGILLHPTSLPSKYGIGDLGDDAFKFIDFLEKAGQKLWQVFPLGPTGYGDSPYQCFSAFAGNPNLISPDKLKDDNLLSENDLLHIPPHNPKSIDYGEVIEYKKSLLKKAFNNFKHHQDKFDNEFNKFCKDNKKWLDDFAFFMSAKEAHGGIVWKDWDEGLVLRKKKSLDEWKQRLTEEIHYQKFVQFIFFRQWHSVKEYANNKEIKIIGDMPIFIAYDSADLWANKHLFTVDESGKLETVAGVPPDYFSPTGQLWGNPLYRWKEMEKDDFQWMRNRFEQLFTMVDIVRIDHFRGFEAFWEIPGDALTAEKGRWVKAPGNKLFKSIKKYLGDVPILAEDLGVITPPVEKLRDDFEFPGMKILQFAFGTGMETKFLPHNYIPNCVVLTGAHDNDTTRAYFEKAKVDKDSDIFDHVQKYLNYFGDNIVYELIRAAYASVASIVIVPMQDILNLGGESRMNFPGKLGGNWMWRFTWDQITNDLHLKYLGLTKLYERPPAPKKVEEVKSEAE; translated from the coding sequence ATTTTTCCCCAGCAATTTTTTAAAGGTTTTAAAATGAAATTTGAGCGCAATGCCGGAATATTATTACATCCAACTTCTCTTCCTTCTAAATATGGTATCGGAGATCTTGGTGATGATGCATTTAAGTTTATTGACTTTTTAGAAAAAGCCGGACAAAAGCTCTGGCAGGTCTTTCCATTAGGACCAACGGGATATGGTGATTCGCCTTATCAGTGTTTTTCTGCTTTTGCAGGAAATCCAAATCTTATTAGTCCCGATAAACTAAAAGATGATAATTTGTTAAGCGAGAATGATTTGTTACATATTCCCCCGCACAATCCAAAATCAATTGATTACGGCGAGGTAATTGAGTATAAAAAATCTCTTTTAAAAAAAGCATTTAACAATTTTAAACATCATCAGGATAAATTTGATAATGAGTTTAATAAGTTTTGTAAAGACAACAAAAAATGGCTTGATGACTTTGCGTTTTTTATGTCAGCTAAAGAAGCTCATGGCGGAATAGTCTGGAAAGACTGGGATGAAGGACTTGTCTTAAGAAAGAAAAAGTCTTTGGATGAATGGAAGCAGAGATTAACTGAAGAAATTCATTATCAGAAATTTGTTCAATTTATTTTCTTCAGACAATGGCATAGTGTAAAAGAGTATGCAAATAATAAAGAGATTAAAATTATTGGGGATATGCCGATATTTATTGCATACGACAGCGCAGATCTTTGGGCAAATAAACATCTTTTTACAGTAGATGAATCAGGTAAATTAGAAACGGTTGCCGGCGTTCCGCCAGATTATTTTTCTCCAACAGGACAGCTTTGGGGGAATCCGCTTTACAGATGGAAAGAAATGGAAAAGGATGACTTTCAATGGATGCGTAATCGCTTCGAGCAGCTTTTTACAATGGTTGACATTGTTCGTATTGATCACTTCAGAGGATTCGAAGCATTTTGGGAAATTCCTGGCGATGCACTGACAGCCGAAAAAGGAAGATGGGTAAAAGCTCCGGGTAATAAATTATTTAAATCAATAAAAAAATATCTTGGAGATGTTCCCATTCTGGCAGAAGACCTTGGTGTTATAACTCCGCCTGTAGAAAAACTGCGCGATGATTTTGAATTTCCGGGAATGAAAATTCTGCAGTTTGCATTTGGAACAGGCATGGAAACTAAATTCCTGCCTCATAACTATATTCCGAATTGTGTTGTGTTAACAGGAGCACATGACAATGATACTACCCGTGCTTATTTTGAAAAAGCTAAAGTGGATAAAGATTCAGATATCTTTGATCATGTCCAAAAGTATTTGAATTATTTTGGAGATAATATTGTTTATGAATTAATCAGAGCTGCCTACGCATCGGTGGCTAGTATTGTTATTGTTCCGATGCAGGATATTTTAAATCTTGGCGGCGAATCAAGAATGAATTTCCCCGGTAAGCTTGGTGGAAACTGGATGTGGCGTTTTACGTGGGATCAGATTACAAATGATCTTCATCTGAAATATTTAGGCTTGACGAAGCTTTATGAAAGACCCCCGGCACCAAAAAAAGTTGAAGAAGTAAAAAGTGAAGCAGAATAG
- a CDS encoding thioredoxin family protein, with translation MKKVTLSMILLSVLLIGCGKSGAKDNLNWETNLETALQKAKQENKAVLVNFTGSDWCIWCQRLSDEVFSKDDFENFANEKLILVKLDFPKNIEQTVETKMYNNKLAQKYNIQGFPTILLFNSKGDMVLQTGYQPGGAAEYVNHLKGYL, from the coding sequence TTGAAAAAAGTAACATTATCGATGATTTTACTTTCAGTGCTTTTAATCGGATGCGGTAAAAGCGGTGCAAAGGATAATTTAAATTGGGAAACTAATCTTGAGACAGCATTACAAAAAGCAAAACAAGAAAATAAGGCAGTGCTTGTTAATTTTACAGGATCTGACTGGTGTATATGGTGTCAGCGTTTAAGTGATGAAGTGTTCTCTAAAGATGATTTTGAAAATTTTGCAAACGAGAAACTAATTCTGGTAAAGCTTGATTTTCCAAAAAACATTGAGCAAACTGTTGAAACGAAAATGTATAACAATAAACTTGCACAAAAGTATAACATACAGGGATTCCCGACAATTCTTTTGTTTAATTCAAAAGGAGATATGGTTCTACAAACAGGCTATCAACCTGGCGGGGCTGCTGAGTATGTTAATCATTTAAAAGGTTACTTATAA